A stretch of Anolis sagrei isolate rAnoSag1 chromosome X, rAnoSag1.mat, whole genome shotgun sequence DNA encodes these proteins:
- the LOC132780055 gene encoding putative lipid scramblase CLPTM1: protein MAAPETETAAPVAGPELQVTSNGTAGGGEGVVDTQQQNQPQQQPPNAWQVIKGVLFRIFIIWAISSWFRRGPAPQDQTTAGGAPRAPSRNLFPKDTLMDLHVYISEHEHFTDFNATSALFWEQRDLVYGDWSSGENSDGCYEHYAELDIPESVQHNGSIYIHVYFTKSGFHPDPKQKNLYRRLATVHTSRMINKYKRRRFQKTKNLLTGETEADPEMIKRAEDYGPVEVISHWHPNLTINIVDDHTPWVKGSVPPPLDQYVKFDAVSGDYYPILYFNDYWNLQKDYFPINETVEQLPFRLSFCPLSLWRWQLYAAQSTKSPWNFLGEDLYEQSDEEQDSVKVALLETNPYLLALTIVVSIVHSIFEFLAFKNDIQFWNSRQSLEGLSVRSVFFGVFQSLVVLLYILDNETNFVVQVSVFIGLLIDLWKITKVMDVRLDRDNKIAGIFPRLTFKDKSTYIESSTKVYDDMAFRYLSWILFPLLGCYAVYSLLYMEHKGWYSWVLSMLYGFLLTFGFITMTPQLFINYKLKSVAHLPWRMLTYKALNTFIDDLFAFVIKMPMMYRIGCLRDDVVFFIYLYQRWIYRVDLTRVNEFGISGEDPASRTTTQSITQPDGAPLALTDSAVGATTEAPANGAPVAVVKGVADGSPAAVSTGLLDGGPEAPPLKTAEEKKKD, encoded by the exons GATCTTTATCATCTGGGCCATCAGCAGTTGGTTCCGTCGTGGGCCGGCCCCACAGGATCAAACCACCGCTGGTGGAGCCCCCAGGGCACCAAGCCGCAATCTCTTTCCTAAGGACACTTTAATG GATCTTCATGTCTATATATCAGAGCATGAGCACTTTACAGATTTCAATGCTACTTCAGCATTGTTTTGGGAGCAACGGGATCTTGTCTACGGAGATTGGAGCAGTGGCGAGAATTCCGATGGGTGCTACGAACACTATGCAGAGTTAGATATCCCTGAG AGTGTTCAACATAATGGTTCCATTTACATCCACGTGTACTTTACAAAGAGCGGGTTCCATCCCGATCCAAAACAGAAGAACCTCTACAGGCGACTCGCCACAGTCCACACATCACGAA tgataaataaatacaaacgcAGGAGGTTCCAGAAAACGAAGAATCTGCTAACAGGGGAGACAGAAGCAGATCCTGAAATGATAAAA AGAGCTGAAGATTATGGCCCTGTAGAAGTGATCTCACACTGGCACCCAAACCTCACCATCAACATAGTGGATGACCACACGCCGTGGGTCAAGGGCAGCGTTCCTCCACCTCTGGACCAAT ATGTGAAGTTTGATGCAGTGAGCGGTGACTACTATCCCATCTTATACTTCAATGATTACTGGAACTTGCAGAAAGACTACTTCCCTATCAATGAGACCGTAGAGCAGTTGCCCTTCCGCCTCTCCTTCTGTCCGCTCTCGCTCTGGCGGTGGCAGCTCTATGCTGCCCAGAGTACCAAATCCCCCTGGAACTTCCTGGGAGAGGATTTATATGAACAGTCAGATGAGGAGCAAGATTCAGTAAAG GTTGCTTTGTTAGAAACCAATCCCTACCTGCTGGCTTTGACCATTGTTGTTTCCATTGTACACAGTATTTTTGAATTCCTTGCTTTCAAAAATG ACATTCAGTTCTGGAACAGTAGGCAATCTCTAGAGGGACTCTCAGTCCGGTCAGTATTCTTCGGGGTGTTTCAGTCCCTTGTCGTCCTCCTCTACATCCTGGACAATGAAACAAACTTTGTGGTGCAAGTCAGCGTCTTCATTGGGCTCCTCATAGATCTTTGGAAGATCACAAAAGTTATGGATGTCAGG TTGGATCGGGACAACAAAATTGCTGGCATCTTCCCACGCTTAACGTTCAAAGACAAATCAACATATATAGAATCGTCTACCAAAGTCTACGATGAT ATGGCTTTCCGGTACCTCTCCTGGATCCTTTTCCCGCTGCTGGGATGTTACGCCGTGTACAGCCTCCTCTACATGGAACACAAGGGCTGGTACTCCTGGGTTCTCAGCATGCTCTACGGATTCCTGCTGACATTTG GTTTCATCACCATGACACCTCAGCTCTTCATCAACTACAAGTTGAAGTCAGTGGCTCACCTACCGTGGCGgatgctcacctacaaagccctgaacaccTTCATCGATGATCTTTTTGCCTTTGTCATCAAAATGCCCATGATGTACAGGATAGGCTGCCTTCGAGATG ATGTAGTTTTCTTCATTTATCTCTACCAGCGATGGATCTACCGAGTGGATCTGACCCGTGTCAATGAGTTTGGCATCAGCGGGGAGGACCCGGCGTCTCGGACAACGACGCAGAGCATCACTCAGCCGGACGGTGCCCCTTTAGCACTGACCGACAGTGCAGTCGGGGCAACAACAGAGGCCCCGGCCAATGGGGCTCCCGTAGCGGTGGTAAAAGGGGTGGCCGACGGCTCTCCCGCAGCCGTTTCCACAGGGTTGCTGGACGGCGGCCCCGAGGCTCCCCCATTGAAAACGgcagaggagaagaaaaaagattAA